The Labeo rohita strain BAU-BD-2019 chromosome 19, IGBB_LRoh.1.0, whole genome shotgun sequence genome window below encodes:
- the LOC127182280 gene encoding uncharacterized transmembrane protein DDB_G0289901-like isoform X1, whose translation MGSLQYVAVFIVVAIFKCEGKKHFSNSETLSYKYIKHNWMEKIENNRLLSTISMPGTHQSSRYLKTSTPKFQAWSLHNQMDAGVRFFDLHVSSNSIKVKTPGSIQESETLDYFLKTMMGFLVKQEKETLLLRVTPDEGAVAQVTKLLNHKKWSVWKDKEIPTLGQVRGKIVLIQSSTLKLGLPVHVTELNADMNTKEMQMRENIKLASQKCEQEMMLAYTGATGESEDPAEIAKTLNKKVDDYLLSLKGDNRPHCVGIIAIDFPGPKLIRTIINFNGKLGKGSQIVEDSGGNADVVLPGSDISENVEKEGEASGSQSSAEGGEASGSQSSAEGGEASGSQSSAEGGEASGSQSSAEGGEASGSQSSAEGGEASGSQSAAEGGEASGSQSSAEGGEASGSQSAAEGGEASGSQSSAEGGEASGSQSSAEGGEASGSQSSAEGGEASGSQSSAEGGEASGSQSAAEGGEASGSQSSAEGGEASGSQSSAEGGEASGSQSSAEGGEASGSQSSAEGGEASGSQSSAEGGEASGSQSSAEGGEASGSQSSAEGGEASGSQSSAEGGEASGSQSSAEGGEASGSQSSAEGGEASGSQSSAEGGEASGSQSSAEGGEASGSQSSAEGGEASGSQSSAEGGETSGSQSSAEGGEASGSQSAAEGGETSGSQSSAEGGEASQSAAEGEETSGSQSSTEGGEASGSQSAAEGGEASGSQSSAEGGEASGSQSSAEGGEASGSQSAAEGGETSGSQSSTEGGEASGSQSSAEGGEASGSQSSAEGGEASGSQSSAEGGEASHSAAEGGETSGSQSSTEGGEASGSQSSAEGGESSGSQSSAEGGEASGSQSSAEGGETSGSQSAAEGGETSGSQSSAEGGEASGSQSSAEGGETSGSQSAAEGGETSGSQSAQGGKHHIKKIIKKVKCHKVHVRPQPSPLL comes from the exons atgggAAGCCTTCAATACGTTGCTGTGTTTATAGT GGTGGCTATCTTTAAGTGTGAGggtaaaaaacatttcagcaactCTGAAACTCTCAGTTACAAGTATATCAAGCACAACTGGatggaaaaaatagaaaataacaggCTTCTATCAACTATATCAATGCCTGGAACACACCAAAGCAGTAGATACTTAAAAACGTCCACACCAAAGTTCCAAGCATGGTCACTGCACAACCAAATGGATGCAGGCGTGCGTTTTTTTGACTTGCACGTGTCCTCCAACAGCATCAAGGTTAAGACTCCAGGAAGCATCCAGGAATCAGAGACCCTTGACTATTTTTTGAAAACTATGATGGGGTTCCTTGTGAAACAGGAGAAAGAGACACTGTTGCTTAGAGTGACTCCAGATGAGGGTGCTGTTGCTCAAGTCACAAAAttgttaaatcataaaaaatggtCTGTGTGGAAAGACAAAGAGATTCCAACTTTGGGCCAGGTGAGAGGCAAAATAGTCTTGATTCAGAGTTCAACATTGAAATTAGGACTTCCTGTTCATGTCACAGAACTAAATGCAGACATGAATAcaaaagaaatgcaaatgagAGAAAATATTAAGTTAGCTTCACAAAAGTGTGAGCAGGAGATGATGCTTGCATACACTGGGGCCACAGGAGAATCAGAGGACCCAGCAGAAATCgcaaaaacactaaataaaaaagttgacGATTATCTCCTAAGTCTTAAGGGAGACAATAGACCACATTGTGTAGGTATAATTGCTATTGACTTCCCTGGTCCAAAACTCATCAgaacaattattaattttaatggcAAATTAGGGAAGGGGTCACAGATAGTAGAGGACTCAGGTGGGAATGCAGATGTTGTCCTGCCTGGTTCTGACATTtctgaaaatgttgaaaaagaaGGTGAAGCATCAGGATCTCAGTCGTCAGCCGAAGGTGGAGAAGCATCAGGATCTCAGTCATCAGCCGAAGGTGGAGAAGCATCAGGGTCTCAGTCATCAGCCGAAGGTGGAGAAGCATCAGGATCTCAGTCGTCAGCCGAAGGTGGAGAAGCATCAGGGTCTCAGTCGTCAGCCGAAGGTGGAGAAGCATCAGGATCTCAGTCAGCAGCCGAAGGTGGAGAAGCATCAGGGTCTCAGTCGTCAGCCGAAGGTGGAGAAGCATCAGGATCTCAGTCAGCAGCCGAAGGTGGAGAAGCATCAGGATCTCAGTCGTCAGCCGAAGGTGGAGAAGCATCAGGATCTCAGTCATCAGCCGAAGGTGGAGAAGCATCAGGATCTCAGTCGTCAGCCGAAGGTGGAGAAGCATCAGGGTCTCAGTCGTCAGCCGAAGGTGGAGAAGCATCAGGATCTCAGTCAGCAGCCGAAGGTGGAGAAGCATCAGGGTCTCAGTCGTCAGCCGAAGGTGGAGAAGCATCAGGGTCTCAGTCCTCAGCCGAAGGTGGAGAAGCATCAGGATCTCAGTCGTCAGCCGAAGGTGGAGAAGCATCAGGGTCTCAGTCGTCAGCAGAAGGTGGAGAAGCATCAGGATCTCAGTCCTCAGCCGAAGGTGGAGAAGCATCAGGGTCTCAGTCGTCAGCCGAAGGTGGAGAAGCATCAGGATCTCAGTCGTCAGCCGAAGGTGGAGAAGCATCAGGATCTCAGTCCTCAGCCGAAGGTGGAGAAGCATCAGGGTCTCAGTCGTCAGCCGAAGGTGGAGAAGCATCAGGGTCTCAGTCCTCAGCCGAAGGTGGAGAAGCATCAGGATCTCAGTCCTCAGCCGAAGGTGGAGAAGCATCAGGGTCTCAGTCGTCAGCCGAAGGTGGAGAAGCATCAGGATCTCAGTCGTCAGCCGAAGGTGGAGAAGCATCAGGGTCTCAGTCGTCAGCCGAAGGTGGGGAAACATCAGGATCTCAGTCGTCAGCCGAGGGTGGAGAAGCATCAGGGTCTCAGTCAGCAGCCGAAGGTGGAGAAACATCAGGATCTCAGTCGTCAGCCGAGGGTGGAGAAGCATCTCAGTCAGCAGCTGAAGGTGAAGAAACATCAGGATCTCAGTCGTCAACCGAAGGTGGAGAAGCATCAGGGTCTCAGTCAGCAGCCGAAGGTGGAGAAGCATCAGGGTCTCAGTCGTCAGCCGAAGGTGGAGAAGCATCAGGATCTCAGTCGTCAGCCGAAGGTGGAGAAGCATCAGGGTCTCAGTCAGCAGCCGAAGGTGGAGAAACATCAGGATCTCAGTCGTCAACCGAAGGTGGAGAAGCATCAGGATCTCAGTCGTCAGCCGAAGGTGGAGAAGCATCAGGATCTCAGTCGTCAGCCGAAG GTGGAGAAGCATCAGGATCTCAGTCGTCAGCCGAAGGTGGAGAAGCATCTCATTCAGCAGCCGAAGGTGGAGAAACATCAGGATCTCAGTCGTCAACCGAAGGTGGAGAAGCATCAGGATCTCAGTCATCAGCCGAAGGTGGAGAATCATCAGGGTCTCAGTCGTCAGCCGAAGGTGGAGAAGCATCAGGATCTCAGTCGTCAGCCGAAGGTGGAGAAACATCAGGGTCTCAGTCGGCAGCCGAAGGTGGAGAAACATCAGGGTCTCAGTCGTCAGCCGAAGGTGGAGAAGCATCAGGATCTCAGTCGTCAGCCGAAGGTGGAGAAACATCAGGGTCTCAGTCGGCAGCCGAAGGTGGAGAAACATCAGGGTCTCAGTCGGCCCAAGGTGGCAAACATCATataaaaaagattattaaaaaggtaaaatgccACAAAGTTCATGTAAGACCCCAACCATCTCCTTTACTTTAA
- the LOC127182280 gene encoding uncharacterized transmembrane protein DDB_G0289901-like isoform X3: MGSLQYVAVFIVVAIFKCEGKKHFSNSETLSYKYIKHNWMEKIENNRLLSTISMPGTHQSSRYLKTSTPKFQAWSLHNQMDAGVRFFDLHVSSNSIKVKTPGSIQESETLDYFLKTMMGFLVKQEKETLLLRVTPDEGAVAQVTKLLNHKKWSVWKDKEIPTLGQVRGKIVLIQSSTLKLGLPVHVTELNADMNTKEMQMRENIKLASQKCEQEMMLAYTGATGESEDPAEIAKTLNKKVDDYLLSLKGDNRPHCVGIIAIDFPGPKLIRTIINFNGKLGKGSQIVEDSGGNADVVLPGSDISENVEKEGEASGSQSSAEGGEASGSQSSAEGGEASGSQSSAEGGEASGSQSSAEGGEASGSQSSAEGGEASGSQSAAEGGEASGSQSSAEGGEASGSQSAAEGGEASGSQSSAEGGEASGSQSSAEGGEASGSQSSAEGGEASGSQSSAEGGEASGSQSAAEGGEASGSQSSAEGGEASGSQSSAEGGEASGSQSSAEGGEASGSQSSAEGGEASGSQSSAEGGEASGSQSSAEGGEASGSQSSAEGGEASGSQSSAEGGEASGSQSSAEGGEASGSQSSAEGGEASGSQSSAEGGEASGSQSSAEGGEASGSQSSAEGGEASGSQSSAEGGETSGSQSSAEGGEASGSQSAAEGGETSGSQSSAEGGEASQSAAEGEETSGSQSSTEGGEASGSQSAAEGGEASGSQSSAEGGEASGSQSSAEGGEASGSQSAAEGGETSGSQSAQGGKHHIKKIIKKVKCHKVHVRPQPSPLL; encoded by the exons atgggAAGCCTTCAATACGTTGCTGTGTTTATAGT GGTGGCTATCTTTAAGTGTGAGggtaaaaaacatttcagcaactCTGAAACTCTCAGTTACAAGTATATCAAGCACAACTGGatggaaaaaatagaaaataacaggCTTCTATCAACTATATCAATGCCTGGAACACACCAAAGCAGTAGATACTTAAAAACGTCCACACCAAAGTTCCAAGCATGGTCACTGCACAACCAAATGGATGCAGGCGTGCGTTTTTTTGACTTGCACGTGTCCTCCAACAGCATCAAGGTTAAGACTCCAGGAAGCATCCAGGAATCAGAGACCCTTGACTATTTTTTGAAAACTATGATGGGGTTCCTTGTGAAACAGGAGAAAGAGACACTGTTGCTTAGAGTGACTCCAGATGAGGGTGCTGTTGCTCAAGTCACAAAAttgttaaatcataaaaaatggtCTGTGTGGAAAGACAAAGAGATTCCAACTTTGGGCCAGGTGAGAGGCAAAATAGTCTTGATTCAGAGTTCAACATTGAAATTAGGACTTCCTGTTCATGTCACAGAACTAAATGCAGACATGAATAcaaaagaaatgcaaatgagAGAAAATATTAAGTTAGCTTCACAAAAGTGTGAGCAGGAGATGATGCTTGCATACACTGGGGCCACAGGAGAATCAGAGGACCCAGCAGAAATCgcaaaaacactaaataaaaaagttgacGATTATCTCCTAAGTCTTAAGGGAGACAATAGACCACATTGTGTAGGTATAATTGCTATTGACTTCCCTGGTCCAAAACTCATCAgaacaattattaattttaatggcAAATTAGGGAAGGGGTCACAGATAGTAGAGGACTCAGGTGGGAATGCAGATGTTGTCCTGCCTGGTTCTGACATTtctgaaaatgttgaaaaagaaGGTGAAGCATCAGGATCTCAGTCGTCAGCCGAAGGTGGAGAAGCATCAGGATCTCAGTCATCAGCCGAAGGTGGAGAAGCATCAGGGTCTCAGTCATCAGCCGAAGGTGGAGAAGCATCAGGATCTCAGTCGTCAGCCGAAGGTGGAGAAGCATCAGGGTCTCAGTCGTCAGCCGAAGGTGGAGAAGCATCAGGATCTCAGTCAGCAGCCGAAGGTGGAGAAGCATCAGGGTCTCAGTCGTCAGCCGAAGGTGGAGAAGCATCAGGATCTCAGTCAGCAGCCGAAGGTGGAGAAGCATCAGGATCTCAGTCGTCAGCCGAAGGTGGAGAAGCATCAGGATCTCAGTCATCAGCCGAAGGTGGAGAAGCATCAGGATCTCAGTCGTCAGCCGAAGGTGGAGAAGCATCAGGGTCTCAGTCGTCAGCCGAAGGTGGAGAAGCATCAGGATCTCAGTCAGCAGCCGAAGGTGGAGAAGCATCAGGGTCTCAGTCGTCAGCCGAAGGTGGAGAAGCATCAGGGTCTCAGTCCTCAGCCGAAGGTGGAGAAGCATCAGGATCTCAGTCGTCAGCCGAAGGTGGAGAAGCATCAGGGTCTCAGTCGTCAGCAGAAGGTGGAGAAGCATCAGGATCTCAGTCCTCAGCCGAAGGTGGAGAAGCATCAGGGTCTCAGTCGTCAGCCGAAGGTGGAGAAGCATCAGGATCTCAGTCGTCAGCCGAAGGTGGAGAAGCATCAGGATCTCAGTCCTCAGCCGAAGGTGGAGAAGCATCAGGGTCTCAGTCGTCAGCCGAAGGTGGAGAAGCATCAGGGTCTCAGTCCTCAGCCGAAGGTGGAGAAGCATCAGGATCTCAGTCCTCAGCCGAAGGTGGAGAAGCATCAGGGTCTCAGTCGTCAGCCGAAGGTGGAGAAGCATCAGGATCTCAGTCGTCAGCCGAAGGTGGAGAAGCATCAGGGTCTCAGTCGTCAGCCGAAGGTGGGGAAACATCAGGATCTCAGTCGTCAGCCGAGGGTGGAGAAGCATCAGGGTCTCAGTCAGCAGCCGAAGGTGGAGAAACATCAGGATCTCAGTCGTCAGCCGAGGGTGGAGAAGCATCTCAGTCAGCAGCTGAAGGTGAAGAAACATCAGGATCTCAGTCGTCAACCGAAGGTGGAGAAGCATCAGGGTCTCAGTCAGCAGCCGAAGGTGGAGAAGCATCAGGGTCTCAGTCGTCAGCCGAAGGTGGAGAAGCATCAGGATCTCAGTCGTCAGCCGAAGGTGGAGAAGCATCAGGGTCTCAGTCAGCAGCCGAAG GTGGAGAAACATCAGGGTCTCAGTCGGCCCAAGGTGGCAAACATCATataaaaaagattattaaaaaggtaaaatgccACAAAGTTCATGTAAGACCCCAACCATCTCCTTTACTTTAA
- the LOC127182280 gene encoding uncharacterized transmembrane protein DDB_G0289901-like isoform X5: MGSLQYVAVFIVVAIFKCEGKKHFSNSETLSYKYIKHNWMEKIENNRLLSTISMPGTHQSSRYLKTSTPKFQAWSLHNQMDAGVRFFDLHVSSNSIKVKTPGSIQESETLDYFLKTMMGFLVKQEKETLLLRVTPDEGAVAQVTKLLNHKKWSVWKDKEIPTLGQVRGKIVLIQSSTLKLGLPVHVTELNADMNTKEMQMRENIKLASQKCEQEMMLAYTGATGESEDPAEIAKTLNKKVDDYLLSLKGDNRPHCVGIIAIDFPGPKLIRTIINFNGKLGKGSQIVEDSGGNADVVLPGSDISENVEKEGEASGSQSSAEGGEASGSQSSAEGGEASGSQSSAEGGEASGSQSSAEGGEASGSQSSAEGGEASGSQSAAEGGEASGSQSSAEGGEASGSQSAAEGGEASGSQSSAEGGEASGSQSSAEGGEASGSQSSAEGGEASGSQSSAEGGEASGSQSAAEGGEASGSQSSAEGGEASGSQSSAEGGEASGSQSSAEGGEASGSQSSAEGGEASGSQSSAEGGEASGSQSSAEGGEASGSQSSAEGGEASGSQSSAEGGEASGSQSSAEGGEASGSQSSAEGGEASGSQSSAEGGEASGSQSSAEGGEASGSQSSAEGGEASGSQSSAEGGEASGSQSSAEGGETSGSQSAAEGGETSGSQSAQGGKHHIKKIIKKVKCHKVHVRPQPSPLL, encoded by the exons atgggAAGCCTTCAATACGTTGCTGTGTTTATAGT GGTGGCTATCTTTAAGTGTGAGggtaaaaaacatttcagcaactCTGAAACTCTCAGTTACAAGTATATCAAGCACAACTGGatggaaaaaatagaaaataacaggCTTCTATCAACTATATCAATGCCTGGAACACACCAAAGCAGTAGATACTTAAAAACGTCCACACCAAAGTTCCAAGCATGGTCACTGCACAACCAAATGGATGCAGGCGTGCGTTTTTTTGACTTGCACGTGTCCTCCAACAGCATCAAGGTTAAGACTCCAGGAAGCATCCAGGAATCAGAGACCCTTGACTATTTTTTGAAAACTATGATGGGGTTCCTTGTGAAACAGGAGAAAGAGACACTGTTGCTTAGAGTGACTCCAGATGAGGGTGCTGTTGCTCAAGTCACAAAAttgttaaatcataaaaaatggtCTGTGTGGAAAGACAAAGAGATTCCAACTTTGGGCCAGGTGAGAGGCAAAATAGTCTTGATTCAGAGTTCAACATTGAAATTAGGACTTCCTGTTCATGTCACAGAACTAAATGCAGACATGAATAcaaaagaaatgcaaatgagAGAAAATATTAAGTTAGCTTCACAAAAGTGTGAGCAGGAGATGATGCTTGCATACACTGGGGCCACAGGAGAATCAGAGGACCCAGCAGAAATCgcaaaaacactaaataaaaaagttgacGATTATCTCCTAAGTCTTAAGGGAGACAATAGACCACATTGTGTAGGTATAATTGCTATTGACTTCCCTGGTCCAAAACTCATCAgaacaattattaattttaatggcAAATTAGGGAAGGGGTCACAGATAGTAGAGGACTCAGGTGGGAATGCAGATGTTGTCCTGCCTGGTTCTGACATTtctgaaaatgttgaaaaagaaGGTGAAGCATCAGGATCTCAGTCGTCAGCCGAAGGTGGAGAAGCATCAGGATCTCAGTCATCAGCCGAAGGTGGAGAAGCATCAGGGTCTCAGTCATCAGCCGAAGGTGGAGAAGCATCAGGATCTCAGTCGTCAGCCGAAGGTGGAGAAGCATCAGGGTCTCAGTCGTCAGCCGAAGGTGGAGAAGCATCAGGATCTCAGTCAGCAGCCGAAGGTGGAGAAGCATCAGGGTCTCAGTCGTCAGCCGAAGGTGGAGAAGCATCAGGATCTCAGTCAGCAGCCGAAGGTGGAGAAGCATCAGGATCTCAGTCGTCAGCCGAAGGTGGAGAAGCATCAGGATCTCAGTCATCAGCCGAAGGTGGAGAAGCATCAGGATCTCAGTCGTCAGCCGAAGGTGGAGAAGCATCAGGGTCTCAGTCGTCAGCCGAAGGTGGAGAAGCATCAGGATCTCAGTCAGCAGCCGAAGGTGGAGAAGCATCAGGGTCTCAGTCGTCAGCCGAAGGTGGAGAAGCATCAGGGTCTCAGTCCTCAGCCGAAGGTGGAGAAGCATCAGGATCTCAGTCGTCAGCCGAAGGTGGAGAAGCATCAGGGTCTCAGTCGTCAGCAGAAGGTGGAGAAGCATCAGGATCTCAGTCCTCAGCCGAAGGTGGAGAAGCATCAGGGTCTCAGTCGTCAGCCGAAGGTGGAGAAGCATCAGGATCTCAGTCGTCAGCCGAAGGTGGAGAAGCATCAGGATCTCAGTCCTCAGCCGAAGGTGGAGAAGCATCAGGGTCTCAGTCGTCAGCCGAAGGTGGAGAAGCATCAGGGTCTCAGTCCTCAGCCGAAGGTGGAGAAGCATCAGGATCTCAGTCCTCAGCCGAAGGTGGAGAAGCATCAGGGTCTCAGTCGTCAGCCGAAGGTGGAGAAGCATCAGGATCTCAGTCGTCAGCCGAAGGTGGAGAAGCATCAGGGTCTCAGTCGTCAGCCGAAG GTGGAGAAGCATCAGGATCTCAGTCGTCAGCCGAAGGTGGAGAAACATCAGGGTCTCAGTCGGCAGCCGAAGGTGGAGAAACATCAGGGTCTCAGTCGGCCCAAGGTGGCAAACATCATataaaaaagattattaaaaaggtaaaatgccACAAAGTTCATGTAAGACCCCAACCATCTCCTTTACTTTAA
- the LOC127182280 gene encoding uncharacterized transmembrane protein DDB_G0289901-like isoform X2 has protein sequence MGSLQYVAVFIVVAIFKCEGKKHFSNSETLSYKYIKHNWMEKIENNRLLSTISMPGTHQSSRYLKTSTPKFQAWSLHNQMDAGVRFFDLHVSSNSIKVKTPGSIQESETLDYFLKTMMGFLVKQEKETLLLRVTPDEGAVAQVTKLLNHKKWSVWKDKEIPTLGQVRGKIVLIQSSTLKLGLPVHVTELNADMNTKEMQMRENIKLASQKCEQEMMLAYTGATGESEDPAEIAKTLNKKVDDYLLSLKGDNRPHCVGIIAIDFPGPKLIRTIINFNGKLGKGSQIVEDSGGNADVVLPGSDISENVEKEGEASGSQSSAEGGEASGSQSSAEGGEASGSQSSAEGGEASGSQSSAEGGEASGSQSSAEGGEASGSQSAAEGGEASGSQSSAEGGEASGSQSAAEGGEASGSQSSAEGGEASGSQSSAEGGEASGSQSSAEGGEASGSQSSAEGGEASGSQSAAEGGEASGSQSSAEGGEASGSQSSAEGGEASGSQSSAEGGEASGSQSSAEGGEASGSQSSAEGGEASGSQSSAEGGEASGSQSSAEGGEASGSQSSAEGGEASGSQSSAEGGEASGSQSSAEGGEASGSQSSAEGGEASGSQSSAEGGEASGSQSSAEGGEASGSQSSAEGGETSGSQSSAEGGEASGSQSAAEGGETSGSQSSAEGGEASQSAAEGEETSGSQSSTEGGEASGSQSAAEGGEASGSQSSAEGGEASGSQSSAEGGEASGSQSAAEGGETSGSQSSTEGGEASGSQSSAEGGEASGSQSSAEGGEASQSAAEGGETSGSQSSTEGGEASGSQSSAEGGESSGSQSSAEGGEASGSQSSAEGGETSGSQSAAEGGETSGSQSSAEGGEASGSQSSAEGGETSGSQSAAEGGETSGSQSAQGGKHHIKKIIKKVKCHKVHVRPQPSPLL, from the exons atgggAAGCCTTCAATACGTTGCTGTGTTTATAGT GGTGGCTATCTTTAAGTGTGAGggtaaaaaacatttcagcaactCTGAAACTCTCAGTTACAAGTATATCAAGCACAACTGGatggaaaaaatagaaaataacaggCTTCTATCAACTATATCAATGCCTGGAACACACCAAAGCAGTAGATACTTAAAAACGTCCACACCAAAGTTCCAAGCATGGTCACTGCACAACCAAATGGATGCAGGCGTGCGTTTTTTTGACTTGCACGTGTCCTCCAACAGCATCAAGGTTAAGACTCCAGGAAGCATCCAGGAATCAGAGACCCTTGACTATTTTTTGAAAACTATGATGGGGTTCCTTGTGAAACAGGAGAAAGAGACACTGTTGCTTAGAGTGACTCCAGATGAGGGTGCTGTTGCTCAAGTCACAAAAttgttaaatcataaaaaatggtCTGTGTGGAAAGACAAAGAGATTCCAACTTTGGGCCAGGTGAGAGGCAAAATAGTCTTGATTCAGAGTTCAACATTGAAATTAGGACTTCCTGTTCATGTCACAGAACTAAATGCAGACATGAATAcaaaagaaatgcaaatgagAGAAAATATTAAGTTAGCTTCACAAAAGTGTGAGCAGGAGATGATGCTTGCATACACTGGGGCCACAGGAGAATCAGAGGACCCAGCAGAAATCgcaaaaacactaaataaaaaagttgacGATTATCTCCTAAGTCTTAAGGGAGACAATAGACCACATTGTGTAGGTATAATTGCTATTGACTTCCCTGGTCCAAAACTCATCAgaacaattattaattttaatggcAAATTAGGGAAGGGGTCACAGATAGTAGAGGACTCAGGTGGGAATGCAGATGTTGTCCTGCCTGGTTCTGACATTtctgaaaatgttgaaaaagaaGGTGAAGCATCAGGATCTCAGTCGTCAGCCGAAGGTGGAGAAGCATCAGGATCTCAGTCATCAGCCGAAGGTGGAGAAGCATCAGGGTCTCAGTCATCAGCCGAAGGTGGAGAAGCATCAGGATCTCAGTCGTCAGCCGAAGGTGGAGAAGCATCAGGGTCTCAGTCGTCAGCCGAAGGTGGAGAAGCATCAGGATCTCAGTCAGCAGCCGAAGGTGGAGAAGCATCAGGGTCTCAGTCGTCAGCCGAAGGTGGAGAAGCATCAGGATCTCAGTCAGCAGCCGAAGGTGGAGAAGCATCAGGATCTCAGTCGTCAGCCGAAGGTGGAGAAGCATCAGGATCTCAGTCATCAGCCGAAGGTGGAGAAGCATCAGGATCTCAGTCGTCAGCCGAAGGTGGAGAAGCATCAGGGTCTCAGTCGTCAGCCGAAGGTGGAGAAGCATCAGGATCTCAGTCAGCAGCCGAAGGTGGAGAAGCATCAGGGTCTCAGTCGTCAGCCGAAGGTGGAGAAGCATCAGGGTCTCAGTCCTCAGCCGAAGGTGGAGAAGCATCAGGATCTCAGTCGTCAGCCGAAGGTGGAGAAGCATCAGGGTCTCAGTCGTCAGCAGAAGGTGGAGAAGCATCAGGATCTCAGTCCTCAGCCGAAGGTGGAGAAGCATCAGGGTCTCAGTCGTCAGCCGAAGGTGGAGAAGCATCAGGATCTCAGTCGTCAGCCGAAGGTGGAGAAGCATCAGGATCTCAGTCCTCAGCCGAAGGTGGAGAAGCATCAGGGTCTCAGTCGTCAGCCGAAGGTGGAGAAGCATCAGGGTCTCAGTCCTCAGCCGAAGGTGGAGAAGCATCAGGATCTCAGTCCTCAGCCGAAGGTGGAGAAGCATCAGGGTCTCAGTCGTCAGCCGAAGGTGGAGAAGCATCAGGATCTCAGTCGTCAGCCGAAGGTGGAGAAGCATCAGGGTCTCAGTCGTCAGCCGAAGGTGGGGAAACATCAGGATCTCAGTCGTCAGCCGAGGGTGGAGAAGCATCAGGGTCTCAGTCAGCAGCCGAAGGTGGAGAAACATCAGGATCTCAGTCGTCAGCCGAGGGTGGAGAAGCATCTCAGTCAGCAGCTGAAGGTGAAGAAACATCAGGATCTCAGTCGTCAACCGAAGGTGGAGAAGCATCAGGGTCTCAGTCAGCAGCCGAAGGTGGAGAAGCATCAGGGTCTCAGTCGTCAGCCGAAGGTGGAGAAGCATCAGGATCTCAGTCGTCAGCCGAAGGTGGAGAAGCATCAGGGTCTCAGTCAGCAGCCGAAGGTGGAGAAACATCAGGATCTCAGTCGTCAACCGAAGGTGGAGAAGCATCAGGATCTCAGTCGTCAGCCGAAGGTGGAGAAGCATCAGGATCTCAGTCGTCAGCCGAAGGTGGAGAAGCATCTCAGTCAGCAGCTGAAG GTGGAGAAACATCAGGATCTCAGTCGTCAACCGAAGGTGGAGAAGCATCAGGATCTCAGTCATCAGCCGAAGGTGGAGAATCATCAGGGTCTCAGTCGTCAGCCGAAGGTGGAGAAGCATCAGGATCTCAGTCGTCAGCCGAAGGTGGAGAAACATCAGGGTCTCAGTCGGCAGCCGAAGGTGGAGAAACATCAGGGTCTCAGTCGTCAGCCGAAGGTGGAGAAGCATCAGGATCTCAGTCGTCAGCCGAAGGTGGAGAAACATCAGGGTCTCAGTCGGCAGCCGAAGGTGGAGAAACATCAGGGTCTCAGTCGGCCCAAGGTGGCAAACATCATataaaaaagattattaaaaaggtaaaatgccACAAAGTTCATGTAAGACCCCAACCATCTCCTTTACTTTAA